TATACATACTTTGCATTCACTCATCCTATTCCTTCCACATGTGAACATTACCTAATATATAACTATAGGCATGAAGAAAATGTTTAATGTTGTGGAATTTTTACAAGGATCATGATCCTTACGCAGTTTATGGCATATATTTCTCATGTAATTCTATGTTTCTTACCATCGTGCAATCCTCACTTTCTTTTTCACAGTCGATAAGGTTGCAGTATATGCAGTAGTCCTCCacgctttcttaaaaataaatatagcatTACGAAATGATGAATACGTTATGACCAACACTGAAAATGCTAATCTTGATTTATTAATTGTCAATATTGTAATCCAGTCAATGGTTTGAACACatatcttttcctttttttggaattttttttcagattttaacTTTACTACAGCTGTGTCTAAAAATTCAAATTTCATTTAACTGGTCGATCAATAGCAATCATTCACCCCATTAAAATTTTTGTGTACTTAAAGATATTATTGATTCATAGTCACCATTACAGAACCAAACCTGTGAGATATCCCACTTTAGGGGTATTAAGATAACTGTCTGTTATGTGACAAAATTCCACTCTTCATGTTATCCTCACATGTGCCTAATGAGTCCACAATACATGGTAGAAAGTAATTACCTGACTCCTTCATTAGAAGAATTGCTATATGTCTTCTAAACGCAGTATTAGCCTTCTGTGTTGTTTCCACCGTACTGATGTCTTTGTGCTGCAAATATGTTTCTGCAAACTAACAACAGTGATATTTAGAATAAATCTCATACTTACCATAGGTGACAGTGGGCTGGTCCAGTGTACCGGTAAGAATTGGCCACTGGTTCCAGACCATACATGGCTGACGTTACACGTCCGATGTGGCAGTGCTTTATGCTTTAACAGCACTGCCCCCTTTATCCCATCACCCCCGCATCTGCGGCCCTAAAATAGGGTCCGGCAATGCTGTTAAATGCTCCTGGCAGGGCTGCCTACTGTGGGGGACCAAAAGAGGCTCTGGGTTACAGTGATTtacaagggcctggtgctcctggcCACTGCaacagcagctgtcaggaagggCTGGATGGTAGAATCTGGTCCCCCAGCACCGCACCTGCCACTGGAGAATCCATCTCTTCTTGTGGCCACAAGCCCACCCCCATCCACCTTGGCAAGGACACCAGTGCAGTGCCCACTGGTAATCTCTGGCATTTACTTTCAACATGGATAATTAAACATACATAACCAATAATAATGCCAATTTGGTATTCAATACCTTTAAGATGAGTGGTCCACAGTTGTGGCCATCACTTTGTCTTGGATGCTGCACAATTTTACTGTTCCAATCAGATGAGGATTTACTAGTTAATCGTTTGATGAAGTTTCTGAAATTGTTAGAGAATACATTAGCAGACTGCATAAATGagctttgctttcctttttttcccactCTGGTTTCTGGACATAgataaaaatccattctctcgcTTTTTACTTAGTCATTGAAATGACTTATTGCTCACATATAGACACACTTGTTTTCATATTATTGTCTCACACTTACACAGTGTGTCACCTGAGTTGCTGTGCCCCATGTTGATAATAACACATTCTCAATCATGCAACATGCTACTGTTTCGTGTGTGTCCACATTCTGTGAAGTCGGTCCCCAGAGTCACATCACACAAGTTCTCTCAAAGTCCATTATTAAGCACATTCAGTACAAGTACATGCTGTTTCAATGTTCATTTGTAGCTAATAGGAAGACATTATTCCCATTATTGTAacattccctttaaaaaaatttcaatgGAACAGTTAGTGTCCACTGTGAAAGTAAGTATCTAATAAATCACCTCCAATTCCTCAGGCATGTTCTTTCATATCTGATCTCATCACACAAGGGGTCAATTATTAACAATTCCTTTTTTTTCATCAAGGCTATCTGTAAGTTTAAATATATTCATAAAATGTATTAGTAATGTGATTATTTCAAAAAATTTATACTAATTTATCAACAATCAGTATGCAATTAACATATTATCGATTGTAATGTAACAGTAACACACAACATATAAGCATATTGTGAAATCAATCAACTCTTTGCAGAATGTGTTCTTCCATGTTACATGAACAATGTAAATTGACAGTATCgatttatttttaacaatcaCATTCCACTTTCCTTTGCATGCACTGAACTCCCAGAAAACCCGCAGCACGGGAAATTATATCACCACTAACATAGTTGTGTTACAAATCTCTTATTTATTGCCACATTTATTGCCCATAATCCAGAAGCACAATACAAAACATCTTACCGCAAGAACCCAACGACCTGGTGTGTGGTAAGGAAGCAGTAATATATCATTTTGAAGTAATTcactctgtttttatttaaaagaaattagaAATGTAATTATAGTTTCCAGTGAGGCAAACCATGAGATATACATTATACTGTATTTCCCAAATTCATTACATGTATTACTATTAGACTATTCCCCCACATCAAACATATCATTGTATTTGCTGTCACACTGTGTTTAACTCAGTGACTGAAAttgttcttttttcattttatgtATGAAAGTGTGTTAACATTTACCTTCACTTTCATTTGTGTAGCTCTGCCTGAGAGAATGGCAGTGGAAACTACTGATGAGATGGCTTGTACCTGTTGACAGTCAACAAAGCTATTACTGCATTAATAATTGTGGCATGTCAAGAACATAATGAATTTAATATAGACAGACATGAAACGGATCCTTAGTGTTAGAAATCAGATACGTATATGTAAGAGAGTcctataaaaacaaaatgatttgtaATCAATGTGCTCTGTcttacttcctttaaaaagtgactaaGCTGTTCGCATACTTGTGTTCAATTAATGGACCCACTGAACTGTACAGCAGAACTAATATGACCCTCTATTGTATGTCAGATATGCACCTCCAAATACATTTTAGTAAATGTTTGGCAGCAGTATATACacagaaatgttgaaatttcaGGTGTCTGTTGATATTTCAAGGGCATTTGGACTTAAATATGTTGTGCCACATATTCCCGTGATTGTTTACTTAGTGCATCAGTGTATTGTGTCATGTATCACAGTAACTAGCCTACCTTTCCATCTGCTTTCTCAACTACATAGCTCAAAAATGCATCAATAACCTACAACACATGATGGAAGAAAAGCACAATTACGATGGTATTTGAGTAATCAATCACATCAACAAATACATGTTTACTGGTACTTAAATGTACCTCATTACTTATCTAGCTTCTCAGTTTCAGGCAATGAAATGAAGAGCCATACAATTTTATGTTTCTCACTTTGGTCTccagtctctctgtgtgtttgctggTCATTAACAATTTtactaggaaaaaaatattaacacaTATTACATGCATGGTAATACAgtttcctttttctctgcttTAATACTGTCAATGCCGCCACTTTGTACATGAAAACCTTTAATATAGTTCAAGTTATAAAGTATGTTAATGTGTTTAAGAAAGGTGCGGTATCCAATTACCTTTCAAAAGCCATTGCTTGTCTTCCACTTCCTCTGTAAGCATGTCATCAAAACTGTCATCAGCATCACTTGTATCATTGTTTGACACATCTTGCCCTATATATTCCTCTTTTTCTATTGCTGTGACCTCTATGTTTTCCACTTTGCTGTCAAGAGATACAGTGCCATCCACTTCTCTAATCTCTTCCGTGGGTGTTTCTGGTTCAGTGTCACCAACTCCAATTTCAGTTCCAGTTTTTCCCTCTGATGTGCTTTCAGCAGCTAATGTTGTTGGCTCTTTTACTGGTTTTAAGTGTGCAATACTGTACATGGTTCCTAACTGTTTCCCTGAGATGGTTTGTAATTTCACTCTCTTACCTTCAACACTCATAATTTTGTATGGTCCCCGATATTTAGATTCCAATACTCCtccttttcttgttctctgtCTAGCATTCAGTAACAGAACAGAGTCCCCAACTTCAAATGTTATTTCCCCATATTTAGAAGTCTTTCTTTTAGCATAAtgtctttgttgtttttcttgtgcTTTAGCAATGTTACTTAGGGCCAGTGCAATGTCAGCGTCATGTCTCGATTTCATATTCATGGTGTACTCTTTGCAGAAATCTTCCCTGAACATATTCAGATCTGGGATCTTTGTAAACAAATGGAGAAGTGGttgtatttgtaaaatgaaggCACACAGAATGCCATATGTACATGAAAGGTGCTGGGAATAACATACACTTACCGTGTAATTCTCTAAGACATCTTCTGGAAACACTGGGTCATCACAAAACATTAGTCGGAAAGGTGAAATTTTTGTTGTTGCATGTATTTTAGTtcgcaaagaaaacaaaatgggttCAAGTAATTTATCCCAGTTACTCCCATTGTTATCAACCATCTTCCGCAGTGCTCTGTAACAAAGGCACATTGATTTGATTGTTTAAGAAAAGAAAGTCACATGTACAGTCTTGTTTGAAACAGATCATACACAATCAAAAAAGTGTAATACGTAATGAAAAAGATTTCCATGTAACACAttgcttttgaagatttttttgtgaGTTGCATCTTCTAGTATAGCACATTCTACTTGCCATTATTACTGTACGATTCCCACCATTCACTTACCTTTTTATGGATTTATTAGCGTTTTCAGCCAAGCCATTGGTTTGTGGGTGGTACGGACTGGTGAAGCTACGTTCTATTCCCAATTTATTACAAACATACAAGTTaagctgaaagaaaaaaagttacaccATAAACGTACATATAGACTTGTTTAGAGGAATGTTCCTTTGCGTATGGGCCACTACTTTTATGTGTAATTAGCAACAGGAATAGCTGTCTTCTCatatttgttttggaaacaaGTAGTTGTTCGTTTCTTTGTTAgatatgaagaaaaataattttatagcaACACTGATGGTGACCAACAgcagtttatatatataaaaagaaaagatggtGGTTGTTTGAGATCTATGGGTGACCTGACAGTGAGTTTGAGTACATAGTACAAAtaaccagaaaaaaagaaatcattaCCTTATTATTGAATTCTGCACCACGATCTGTCAGTATCCGCTGTGGGCATCCACGTCGAAGAATCATGCTGAACATGATCTGTACCACCTCAAATGACGACTTATTTCTAAGTGGAAAGGCTTCCACCCATCTTGAAAGATAATCTATGGCTGTAAGTATATACTGGTATCCATCCTTTGTTACTGGTAACGGTCCTATTAAATCCATTCCCACCAATTCCCAGATTCGAGTGACCTACATACAAGGGTACCAGTTACAGTCATACTTCACATGTTTATTACTAAATGTTCTCAATGAACCCATATGTCAGAAGCAGAGTACACAATGTAATATGGTTAAAACAGCCATAGAATCCAAATGAAAGCCCACTTTTAAatgcagaagagaaagaaagaaagaataaacaaacaaaaagaagtacagGAATGAGTGTTTGAAAACAAtaacagagtaaagcagaagaaataTCCCCAGCCAGTGCGAAGGCGTATTAGAGGTAATTGCTGCACTATGCTGTGCCACTTACATGCACTGGACTTGTTTCAAAATCAAACCCTCATTGTATTGCAGAAATAACCATGGATAATGATAAACAATAACGTGTCTGATTCAAAAATTCACCTTTATGCTTTTCAAGGTGGGATCTAGATTTGATTGCTTTCCCTCTTTCTGGCAAGTCAGACACTGTGCAACCTGTTTTTGATGGAACAATATGATGACATGAACATTTCGTTATGGAAATAGTATCACAAGGGAACAGAGTTCACATTTGCACACCAAATATActtttatatttctttctttcattttgaaCTTCTATTTCAATTGTAAATACCATTCATCAGCATTTTGTTTCATTACTTTACATGCCCAATTAGCAATGTCTTTTGTCATCCCTGGCCAATAGTATTTTGATGTCAGCGCATTCCTGGTTTTGAATATTCCTAGATGTCCACCCTCTGGACTGTCATGATACCTTTTAAAGAGTTGCAGGGCTTCTTTCATGGTATGCACAACAAcaacctttcttccttttgctgaATGGAACAATCTCCCCTCTGTTGATCATAGAAGATGGAGCACAGAGGATGATTAAAGTTTATCTGGGCCCTGGGACAGAGCAATTGTTGGGCCCCTACTCACCCTGTCCACTGGCTACACCACCTATGGCCTTATCCCTTTCGTCCTCTTCCCCAGGATCGCAGCCATGTTacacctgggctccccaccatttTGCCGGGCCCACAACTCCTTGGCTCatttcccacccaccctgctGTCCCACACAGCACCaggactggagaagctctgtccctGTGTCACGGCCATAccagggagtgagagctcctccagtcccagggccgtGGTGGAGTTTTGGATCCTGCGGTTCTTTAGGGGACTAAAAGCAGGGTGCTGTGGAGTTTCCTGCCCCACCAGGCACGTCTCCTGGAGATGAGGTCAGGCATaggggcttcccctgctgccttgtggcttctgccagggctggggtgtgggaaaaGTGTTTAACTTAAGCTATAAGTGGTTATTGGCAAaaccattaattaattaaaaggcaTATGGCTATCAAAGACATCTATATACAGTCTGGTTCATAATGCCTTGAGTACAAGGGGgaaatttcagtgtatagcagggctgcccggggggggggggggcaagtggggcaatttgccctgggccccacacgggcccccacgagagtttttcagggcccctgaagcagagtccttcacttgctccttgtgccctggaaaactctcgagGGGCCCGGGCCcgcagagcttcttccactcttggTCTTCgccagtgggggggtccttcctccagggcagagggACGCCCCACagctgaattactgctgaagcaggGCCCCTCTGCCACCAGAGACCACaggccccagaatcctctgggaggccctggtgTATAGTTAGAAGTTTTTGCTCATTGAACATATAGTGATTGTTGGTGGTGCTTGCAGCAGAACGGATAACATAATTACGAAATGAAACAAAgtcatcagttttttttttaaataaaatttagacTCATTTCTCACACAACTGCACAGCACACTCCTTTTGTTGCACCACTGGCATAGACAGATTTTCtggaaaattttaataaaaatagagaTCCAAATTCCAGTCCCATTGAAGGTAAGGTTAACACTCCAAATAATCCCAGTGTTGGGACATCATGACCATCATTTACAGGCTGAAGTTTCCTGTGTTATGTGTCAGTACTATCTTAAAACAAATATTCCTTACCTTCCAATGAAAAGTTGACAGCATATCGACGCAGGTTCAGTCTGCCTGCTTTATTCATTCCTTCAGGATATGTGCTACTCCTTATGTATGCCAAAACATTTGcaattttttcttcaaaagatTTCCCTGAGAATTGTTTACAAGAGAAAACAGTTACTTAAGTGCAAACATGGCATATCAATGCATATAAGACTCAAGGTTGAGTTAGAAGGTAAGCGATGTACATTACAAACCCATAAGCAGGGTAAACCTAAATCAACAATACATCATTCATAGGCCAGTGACATGACAGACATAAATAAATTGCAGGCATGTGCATAATTCTGAAATATCTGTGGCTTGCAAATTTTGGCTGTATTTGCTCAATGAAGAGTGAATGTTATCAGAGATAAGGAGATCACTACAAGATTGTAACAATGTATAGACATAGTGACTCAGGACAGTAAATGTAGCAGCAAAAAAATGTcaataaaaaaaacaagcagaGTTGCTTGAAGATAATGGGTTTTGAAAAAATAtgtaatatttaataatatatgGGGATATACTTATGTCACAGAactaggtcattgagtccagtcccctgccttcactatcaggaccaagtactgtccctgacagtttttttttggccttgcttttttttttttttttttttttttgccatgatCCATAAATGGTCCCCTTAAGGATTaggctcacaaccctggctttagcaggccaatgctcaaaacactgagctagccctcccttCCATGGGAACACATGGAAAAATTCTACTTACTTGCCATTATGTGTATTGAGGTAATTTTTTGCTTGGTGCAACTTTTTTGGAGAAAATAGTTGTCTGGAAATCTGAAGAATCTGAAATAGAGAAACCCCTATAACACACACATATCAGTATCACCTCATTCTCAGCAATGTCTTTAATCAatcattttaatgtaattaaacTAATCAATCCTAACATGTTACTTGATTATCTAAGAAATTAGATCCCATCATCTAAATTGTTTTACACACAGCAAAATTACTTATATATCAGcctaagaaaattaaaaaaaaacagacaccACACAGATAAACAATATAGAAATTAGGAGCAATAAAGAAATCACCATGATTACAGGCATGCAAACCATTTAAGAAATGATTATACAGTTATTGTAAAGATTCTTTATTATTCAGGCAGTTAGCCAGGAATACCTTTAGTATTTCTGTActtttaccagatttgcccattacttggggtatgctcatttatttagGTTACTTGTCTGGGTTTCCCCCTGATAATTCTACTGTTCTGGAGGGGGGTGGTTGTGTAACTCGATCAATGTACTCATTGTGTGCCCAATGGAATGAGTCaaacagcactttcaagctgacacCTTTATTTGTCCCAGATGtagcatgtccctatccccatCTTTACATCATAAGGATAGcctaaacaaagtaagttacatttttacagtttaatACCTGAGttagaaaaggaaacagagagagaaaatgaggaaaCTCACCCACTCCAGGAAGCTTGAACTCCTGAGTCTTCACTGACAATCTTAGTTCACAATCTTGAATCTGTCAGGAATAGATGTGGTTACctaaggaagtggtggaatctccatccttagaggttttttaagatcaggcttgacaaagccctggctgggatgatttagttggggattggtcctgctgtgagcagggggttggactagatacctcctgaggtcccttccaaccctgatattctatgattctattctctgATTCTAACTCAGGCAGAATTTGGGTCTATGCATGCATAAGAATTCTTACTTAAGAGTGAGCAAAtggttttgtagagaaaatatgcAATAGGTTGAATTGGTTGAAGGGAGAAcagtagatttgtttatgggtaaaccaATGACTGCAGGAATTTCTTTAGGCTAGATAATAAGAGCTGATCACTTCTTACTATGGGTGATGTTCCTTCAGGGGGCTGACAATGAAATTtgtctgcttcagtattttggatatcaatcagaGTTTCAACACTAGAATTTGTCTAACTGCTAAAGTGGGTGTGAATGAGGGTAGGGGAGTTGCCTCAAGCTTGTCACCAGGGTTGTAGGTATGCAGGTATGTTTCACACCTCCATTGACTGCTCCATGCAAGTTTTTTGTCTGATCACTTTTGGTTTGGGGGaacagacaggatactgtgcctTAGTTACCAAAGAAGACAGGTATTATCTGTGACTGCTGAGTTCTTAACAGGATATTGATCATAAAATATTTAACCATATGTTGTGACTACTTACATTAAAGAAATCCATTCCATCTTAGTTTAGGAGAGAGAGCAGTGATTGACCAATAATAATCTGGTGTTGCAGATCCCTGTAGtacaattattttttcttctccactgtcagtgcagcttttATTTTGGTGAGTTTTGCACAAAGATGCAGAAATGTGgaccatccaaaagttctgcagccactggtcaTCAGCCCAAGCCTTCATTGTTGCAGAAGATTTTTGCACTTGGGAAGGTTCTAAGATGACACCATATAATAAACTTACTGAATATTTGTGAATCAGTTTCTACACACAAGCAATGACGTGTGAAAATAGGACTGTAAGAGCTGAGTTCACAGGCAAGATAAATGCAGCAAAAGGC
The DNA window shown above is from Gopherus flavomarginatus isolate rGopFla2 chromosome 7, rGopFla2.mat.asm, whole genome shotgun sequence and carries:
- the LOC127055939 gene encoding uncharacterized protein LOC127055939 isoform X2; its protein translation is MKVKIALMKKKELLIIDPLCDEIRYERTCLRNWRNFIKRLTSKSSSDWNSKIVQHPRQSDGHNCGPLILKFAETYLQHKDISTVETTQKANTAFRRHIAILLMKESAWRTTAYTATLSTVKKKVRIARWSSVILARGGHIYHALQKEPIKKTRHMRRKSTTARHVHSSLHYQKKKKGKKENLLFNCLLFKT
- the LOC127055939 gene encoding uncharacterized protein LOC127055939 isoform X1 yields the protein MKVKSELLQNDILLLPYHTPGRWVLAIALMKKKELLIIDPLCDEIRYERTCLRNWRNFIKRLTSKSSSDWNSKIVQHPRQSDGHNCGPLILKFAETYLQHKDISTVETTQKANTAFRRHIAILLMKESAWRTTAYTATLSTVKKKVRIARWSSVILARGGHIYHALQKEPIKKTRHMRRKSTTARHVHSSLHYQKKKKGKKENLLFNCLLFKT
- the LOC127055939 gene encoding uncharacterized protein LOC127055939 isoform X3 encodes the protein MKVKSELLQNDILLLPYHTPGRWVLAIALMKKKELLIIDPLCDEIRYERTCLRNWRNFIKRLTSKSSSDWNSKIVQHPRQSDGHNCGPLILKFAETYLQHKDISTVETTQKANTAFRRHIAILLMKESESVEDYCIYCNLIDCEKESEDCTMVQCDSCKRWAHIPCITEGTNQENQTYEKKEYNCKTCA